From a region of the Triticum aestivum cultivar Chinese Spring chromosome 7D, IWGSC CS RefSeq v2.1, whole genome shotgun sequence genome:
- the LOC123165569 gene encoding uncharacterized protein, giving the protein MAAKVASPLPFRRDLRGPLGRRSPRSGLPGALAGLGWSDGSRRLVAPAWPARARGRNNRSGGRGATKEEDERAEEAEEAEAVLIIDGEEDDEEFGDDDLSGFRGLVLDLSYRPVNVVCWKRAICLEFMEKADVLEYYDQTVSSPSGSFYIPAVLRVPQLLQVVKRRRVKHCLSRKNILFRDGFSCQYCSSEDDLTIDHVIPASRGGKWEWENLVTACSRCNSRKGNKTLLQANMKLRKIPKGPKEFDIIAVPLTKSAFRTIRRRHGLPEEWLQYLAGPSP; this is encoded by the exons ATGGCGGCCAAGGTGgcgtccccgctcccgttccgccGCGACCTGCGGGGCCCGCTCGGCCGGCGGTCGCCCAGGAGCGGGCTGCCCGGCGCGCTGGCCGGGCTGGGCTGGAGCGACGGCTCCCGCAGGCTCGTGGCGCCGGCGTGGCCGGCGCGGGCGCGCGGGAGGAACAACCGGTCCGGCGGACGCGGCGCGACCAAGGAAGAGGACGAGCGCgccgaggaggcggaggaggcggaggccgtgCTGATCATCGacggggaggaggacgacgaggagttTGGCGACGACGATCTGTCCGGGTTCAGGGGGCTCGTTCTTGATCTCTCCTACAG GCCTGTCAATGTCGTCTGCTGGAAGCGCGCGATCTGCCTGGAATTCATGGAGAAG GCCGATGTTCTGGAGTACTACGATCAGACGGTCTCCTCTCCCAGTGGGTCCTTCTACATCCCCGCGGTTCTCAGG GTTCCACAGCTGCTGCAAGTTGTGAAGAGGAGAAGGGTCAAGCACTGCCTTAGCCGGAAGAACATACTCTTCAGGGATGGGTTCAGTTGCCA GTATTGCTCTTCTGAAGATGACCTCACAATTGATCATGTCATCCCGGCCTCGCGTGGCGGCAAATGGGAATGGGAGAACCTG GTAACTGCATGCTCTAGATGCAACTCCAGGAAGGGTAACAAGACGCTACTGCAAGCAAACATGAAGCTACGCAAGATCCCCAAG GGGCCTAAGGAATTCGACATCATCGCGGTGCCCTTGACGAAATCCGCGTTCAGGACGATCAGGAGGAGGCACGGCCTGCCTGAAGAGTGGCTGCAGTACCTTGCCGGGCCATCTCCATGA